Proteins encoded in a region of the Planococcus citri chromosome 1, ihPlaCitr1.1, whole genome shotgun sequence genome:
- the LOC135837506 gene encoding uncharacterized protein LOC135837506 — MNDSSMDLQCLAAKCVGIWLIHEWADGEIPVIDVWKNDANKYNTCSDHDWFLWQLNEMEVPRFTNINLPNKIRFLIEDNMAPIIDQVLIWIQYHHERNFFHDQPSSSLSEYIVKLVWNHHFQIDYTATAAKILTNENLSPLERFRFASMYCIVEEMKKFRDLMAAESVPEWDFSEDPFLVYWSKYLKNELDTCSLPGVTDKFPLDELMFIKTLEKFDSWPAVVYFFDKLDSASKSSKFEDIVEWCGERYLKDLLAKLTDKKWKLASRSAVLKLMVEKIVEYGTLDDVRLIWQLFGSEMDSKDFCVILETLVPLSMRNESNFEKWTPLLMEIWTGASGELKQSAIDMKLWPSIGEKFISRIPLVYSKEFHALRQISDPMKFIRLTLISMESDAKKRKEFFAQNFHWLIIWAPFTEVEKLMQDFLEQFDYDVVELKNEIANSSDIDRSLLRFILFVDFDQLDELDAALSFLRNSRRILELLNDDDINFRGCFITLIWNLLGPKTDPNVFYGPMFFYLYFAIWKILFRYAKMAISEARIAPDSFVNDLIELGWFREICYWRTEPIATRMGILQQMERYLFKLLDYSNEPDFELLKKKFKVYLFTSLFDTKCPVERVFNRVNVQNFLLWIYNGDEQLIDDDFKQSGQFADGFLVQLKFCVNEECFQATRSMEEFLEWCFETEAERREFKMGMIYKFREYKLIEDLLTRRKYRRAILFWFFDGDVSAIEKFAVEYSRNPIHTVNAAEADSDPEADDSQE, encoded by the coding sequence ATGAACGATTCGTCGATGGATTTGCAATGTTTGGCTGCAAAATGTGTGGGCATTTGGCTGATACACGAATGGGCCGATGGCGAAATACCCGTAATCGACGTTTGGAAAAACGACGCAAACAAATACAACACTTGCTCGGATCACGACTGGTTTTTGTGGCAGTTAAACGAAATGGAAGTACCTCGATTCACGAATATAAACCTACCGAATAAGATTAGATTCTTAATCGAAGACAACATGGCGCCGATCATCGACCAAGTATTGATTTGGATCCAGTATCATCATGAAAGGAATTTCTTCCACGATCAACCATCGTCTTCGTTGAGCGAGTACATCGTGAAGCTAGTTTGGAACCATCATTTTCAAATCGACTACACCGCTACCGCCGCAAAGATCTTGACCAATGAGAACCTAAGTCCATTGGAAAGGTTCAGATTCGCCAGTATGTATTGCATcgtcgaagaaatgaaaaagtttcgcGACTTGATGGCTGCAGAGTCGGTACCGGAATGGGATTTTTCAGAGGATCCGTTCCTAGTGTATTGGAgcaagtatttgaaaaacgagTTGGATACGTGTTCGTTACCCGGAGTCACCGATAAGTTTCCTTTAGACGAGTTGATGTTTATTAAAACGTTGGAAAAGTTTGATTCGTGGCCAGCAGTCgtgtacttttttgacaaattggaCTCTGCGAGCAAATCCAGCAAATTCGAAGATATCGTCGAATGGTGTGGTGAAAGATACCTGAAAGATTTGTTGGCCAAATTGACAGATAAAAAATGGAAGCTCGCGAGTCGGTCTgcagttttgaaattaatgGTCGAGAAAATCGTCGAATATGGTACTTTGGACGACGTACGTTTGATTTGGCAGCTGTTCGGGAGTGAAATGGATTCGAAGGATTTCTGCGTTATTCTCGAAACACTAGTACCTTTATCCATGAGAAACGagagcaatttcgaaaaatggaccCCATTGTTGATGGAAATTTGGACCGGCGCTAGCGGCGAATTGAAACAATCGGCCATCGATATGAAATTATGGCCGAGTAtcggtgaaaaattcatctcgCGTATTCCGCTCGTATATTCCAAGGAATTTCACGCACTTCGCCAGATCAGCGATCCGATGAAATTCATCAGACTGACGTTGATAAGCATGGAATCGGACGCGAAGAAAAGAAAGGAATTTTTCGCTCAGAATTTCCACTGGTTGATCATTTGGGCACCGTTTACCGaggtagaaaaattgatgcaaGATTTTCTGGAACAATTCGATTACGATGTtgtcgagttgaaaaatgaaatcgccAATTCTTCCGATATCGATCGATCGCTGCTCAGGTTCATACTTTTTGTCGATTTTGACCAATTGGACGAATTGGACGCCGCGTTATCGTTTCTCCGTAATTCCAGAAGGATTTTGGAACTTCTCAACGATGATGACATTAACTTTCGCGGGTGCTTCATAACCCTTATATGGAATTTATTGGGGCCTAAGACGGATCCGAATGTGTTTTATGGGCCTATGTTTTTTTACTTGTATTTCGCAATTTGGAAAATACTCTTCCGTTATGCGAAGATGGCCATTTCGGAAGCTCGTATCGCGCcagattcgttcgtgaatgatttgatCGAGCTGGGATGGTTTCGAGAAATTTGTTACTGGCGCACGGAACCGATTGCGACCCGAATGGGCATTTTGCAGCAGATGGAGCGCTACTTGTTCAAGCTGCTTGACTACTCCAACGAACCTGAtttcgaattattgaaaaaaaagttcaaagtttacCTTTTTACGAGTTTATTCGATACCAAGTGCCCGGTAGAAAGAGTTTTTAATCGAGTAAACGTGCAGAATTTTTTGCTGTGGATTTACAACGGCGACGAACAATTAATCGATGACGATTTCAAGCAGTCGGGCCAGTTTGCTGATGGGTTTTTggttcagttgaaattttgcgttAACGAAGAGTGCTTCCAAGCTACCAGATCGATGGAAGAGTTTTTAGAGTGGTGCTTCGAAACGGAAGCAGAAAGAAGAGAGTTCAAAATGGGCATGATTTATAAATTCCGCGAGTATAAGCTCATCGAAGATTTGTTGACGCGTAGAAAGTATCGTAGGGCTATATTGTTTTGGTTTTTCGACGGCGATGTCAGTGCAATTGAGAAGTTCGCAGTGGAATATTCGCGTAATCCGATCCATACTGTGAATGCTGCTGAAGCTGATTCGGATCCTGAAGCTGATGACAGTCAAGAATGA